A genomic window from Nicotiana sylvestris chromosome 11, ASM39365v2, whole genome shotgun sequence includes:
- the LOC104215836 gene encoding protein DETOXIFICATION 33, producing the protein MSRNKEPLLDNHQLDGEEKQVVSRRGTNDDVGFVKEFGWESKRLWELAGPAIFTTVCQYSLGALTQTFAGQIGELELAAVSIENSVIAGLAFGVMLGMGSALETLCGQAFGAGQLRMLGIYMQRSWVILLTTACILVPVYVFSPPILLLAGQTTRISNAAGKFALWMIPQLFAYAMNFPIQKFLQAQRKVLVMAWISGGVLVLHVFFSWLFILKLKWGLVGAAVTLNISWWLIVILQLVYIFVTKSDGAWTGFSSLAFQDLFGFVKLSLASAVMLCLEFWYLMILIIITGLLPNPLVPVDAMSICMNINGWQAMISLGFNAAISVRVSNELGAGNARLAKFSVIVVSLTSTVIGAACMIVVLATREYFPYLFTNSEAVAEETKKLAMLLAWTVLLNSLQPVLSGVAVGAGWQALVAYINIACYYIVGLPAGVLLGFKLDLGAMGIWGGMIGGICLQTIILIAITAMTNWEKEASLAASRVKQWGGAAATD; encoded by the exons ATGAGTCGCAACAAAGAGCCCCTTCTTGATAATCATCAGCTGGACGGAGAAGAAAAGCAGGTGGTGAGTAGACGTGGCACTAACGACGACGTTGGATTTGTTAAAGAATTTGGTTGGGAGTCGAAAAGGCTATGGGAGCTGGCTGGACCTGCCATTTTCACTACCGTATGTCAGTATTCACTTGGTGCACTCACTCAGACTTTTGCTGGTCAAATTGGGGAGCTTGAACTGGCTGCTGTCTCTATTGAAAACTCTGTTATTGCCGGTCTTGCTTTTGGTGTCATG CTGGGGATGGGAAGTGCACTGGAGACATTATGCGGGCAAGCATTTGGTGCAGGACAGCTGAGGATGCTGGGAATATACATGCAAAGATCTTGGGTTATTTTGCTCACCACTGCTTGTATTTTGGTTCCTGTTTATGTCTTTTCTCCTCCAATTCTCCTTTTGGCTGGTCAAACCACTCGCATCTCAAATGCTGCTG GAAAATTTGCTTTGTGGATGATACCACAATTGTTTGCTTATGCAATGAACTTTCCGATTCAGAAATTCTTACAAGCTCAGAGGAAAGTGTTAGTGATGGCATGGATATCTGGTGGTGTTCTTGTGCTACATGTCTTTTTTAGTTGGTTATTCATACTGAAACTTAAATGGGGCTTAGTTGGAGCAGCTGTCACTCTGAATATCTCATGGTGGCTCATAGTAATTCTACAGCTGGTCTATATCTTTGTCACCAAATCTGATGGAGCTTGGACTGGATTCTCATCCTTGGCATTTCAAGACTTGTTTGGATTTGTCAAGCTTTCTTTGGCCTCTGCTGTCATGTTATG CTTGGAGTTCTGGTATTTGATGATACTGATCATAATCACAGGTCTTCTGCCTAACCCTTTGGTGCCAGTTGATGCTATGTCTATATG CATGAACATTAATGGATGGCAGGCCATGATTTCTTTAGGATTTAATGCTGCTATCAG TGTGAGAGTATCAAATGAACTTGGAGCTGGTAATGCACGACTAGCAAAATTTTCAGTGATTGTAGTCTCCTTAACATCAACTGTCATAGGAGCagcttgcatgattgtcgtgcTAGCAACAAGAGAATATTTTCCCTACCTTTTCACTAACAGTGAAGCAGTTGCCGAAGAGACAAAGAAACTGGCAATGTTGCTTGCCTGGACCGTTCTATTAAACAGCCTTCAGCCTGTCTTATCCG GTGTTGCTGTTGGAGCTGGATGGCAGGCACTTGTGGCATATATTAACATTGCATGTTACTATATTGTTGGTTTGCCCGCCGGAGTACTCTTAGGCTTCAAATTGGATTTAGGAGCGATG GGAATCTGGGGTGGGATGATTGGAGGCATTTGTTTGCAGACCATTATCTTAATAGCTATTACAGCAATGACAAACTGGGAGAAAGAG gcaagtctaGCTGCAAGTCGTGTAAAGCAATGGGGAGGAGCAGCTGCAACTGACTAA